The following are encoded in a window of Ranitomeya variabilis isolate aRanVar5 chromosome 8, aRanVar5.hap1, whole genome shotgun sequence genomic DNA:
- the LOC143788650 gene encoding uncharacterized protein LOC143788650 translates to MSSHRHNTHRERSHAAGRQTQHGHGSSRRRSISRHIRHSGSSRRQESHVSLPSNSSSRSHSPRPSTSRASTSRVQHSSSQASGEVQAAGDQTLHTDRPVMRPESCASTPLSHSSPASHQSEELGSNSPEESMEVRSAEERSGSIQKYTRFSQIENLVLAQKITEHFDKLMGRLSNRTEMSVKANLWGDVVDAVNSVGRQRRSVAKCKKRYQDLKTQVRKKVSDLRKYSTGTGGGCPRRLLLTDAEKLIEGLINPATLIGLPHTIDTDGPDVAVAGPVQEHVQDSNTPSELDIPPELSSQQDEREIILPVEFIDGDQCEVQRLNEEPIAAPTTSTPVSNTRRGAVGRNRADRSAGPPPSLQMQSSCRFYRMQQQHRKMLQRQLNGIRQQQIATNLQLTQLNEHFGTLNSLIGLFLADQASRSGQQ, encoded by the exons ATGTCTTCCCACAGACATAATACACACAGAGAGCGCTCACATGCTGCAGGGAGACAGACTCAGCATGGGCACGGCAGTTCACGCCGCCGTAGTATCTCCAGGCATATAAGACACAGTGGAAGTAGCAGGAGACAGGAGTCACATGTCAGTTTGCCTAGCAACTCAAGCTCACGGAGCCACAGTCCTAGGCCCTCCACAAGCAGGGCAAGCACCAGCAGGGTACAGCATTCCTCTAGTCAGGCCAGTGGTGAAGTGCAGGCTGCTGGAGATCAAACACTGCATACTGACAGACCTGTCATGAGGCCAGAATCCTGCGCTTCCACTCCTTTGAGCCACTCATCACCTGCAAGCCATCAGTCTGAGGAGCTAGGTTCCAATTCCCCAGAGGAAAGCATGGAGGTTCGTTCAGCTGAAGAGCGAAGTGGTTCTATTCAAAAATACACCCGTTTTTCTCAGATCGAGAATcttgttttggcacaaaaaattacGGAGCATTTCGATAAATTAATGGGAAGGCTGTCAAACCGGACTGAAATGTCCGTGAAAGCaaacctctggggtgatgttgtcgaTGCCGTAAATTCCGTTGGGAGGCAAAGAAGGAGTGTTGCGAAATGTAAAAAGAGATACCAAGATCTAAAAACACAGGTCCGTAAAAAGGTCTCAGATCTACGGAAGTACAG CACCGGCACTGGTGGAGGTTGCCCTCGGCGGTTGCTTTTGACCGACGCAGAGAAGCTCATTGAGGGCCTAATAAATCCGGCGACCTTGATTGGTCTTCCGCACACCATAGACACCGATGGTCCTGATGTTGCAGTTGCAG GTCCGGTGCAGGAACATGTACAGGACAGTAACACGCCTTCAGAGTTGGACATTCCACCAGAACTGTCGTCCCAGCAGGACGAACGGGAAATTATTCTGCCCGTGGAGTTCATAGATGGGGACCAATGTGAGGTGCAGCGTCTGAATGAAGAACCTATTGCTGCACCCACCACATCCACCCCTGTAAGTAACACACGTAGGGGTGCGGTTGGCAGAAACCGAGCTGACCGTAGTGCTGGCCCCCCACCTAGTTTGCAAATGCAGTCGAGCTGTCGTTTCTACAGGATGCAACAGCAGCACCGCAAAATGTTGCAGCGGCAGCTTAACGGTATCCGGCAACAACAGATCGCTACGAACCTGCAGCTAACCCAATTGAACGAGCATTTTGGAACCTTGAACAGTTTGATTGGCCTTTTTTTGGCCGATCAAGCAAGCCGTTCTGGCCAGCAGTAA